The DNA region CCCGCGCATCTTTAGACCAAAACCAATGTTTTGGCTGAGCGTCATATGTGGAAAGAGCAAAAGACTTTGATCAACCAGAACGGCATTCCTTTTCTCAATAGGCACATGATCAATGCACTCATCATCAAAATATATACTACCCTGATCCATGTGCACAAGTCCGGCTATACCATGAAGTAATGTTGTTTTTCCTGATCCGCTAGGACCCAGTAAAACAACAAGCTCTCCTTCTCCAACTTCCATGTCTATATTGTGAATGACTTGATTACCATCATAAGCCTTACTCAAACGATTCATCTTGATTTTGGACATAATACCACCTATTTCTATACATAATATTTGCTGCTCTTTTGATAAAATAAACCAACGGATTTTTCTGATATATAAACAACCAAAGCAATGGATAATATAAAAATGACACTTAGTGCCGATGCTATGGTTCTATCGCCGGATTGAACAAATGGGAATAAAAACATAGCATAGGTAACGACACGTCCACCACCTATCAAAAACGTTATAAAATACTGACTAAAAGAAATAATATAAATCATGGAACCTGCAATAACCATACCTGGCATGATTAAAGGCAAAGTGATGTATCTAAAAGTTTGTAACGGTGAGGCACCAAGCACCCTTGCTTGCGCCTCTATCTTATCACCATTTAGCTCAAATATGCTCAGTAAAATCTTAACACCATAGGATATGCCTGGCACAACATGAATCAGAATAACGCCAAAATAGTTATTGGCAAGACCAAGCTTGGTAAATGTTAGATGGATGCCCATTGCGACACTTAGCATAGGTACAATCACCGGCATTAGGATAAGGACTTTGACTAAGGATTTACCTTTAAAGTTATAAAAGGCAATGGCTCTAGCCGCCGGGATGCTTATAGCTAGTGTTATCACTGTCACAACAACTGAAAGTAGAATGCTTTGAAGCAATATACCGAAGGCTTTGGTTGTAGGATGAATGGCATAGAAGTAGCCTCTCAGAGAAAAATTCCTAGGCAACAGTTGTGGCCAAGGCCAGTTACTGGTAACACTCCATATTAACATGACAATAAAGGGTATCAATATCATGAGAAGCATCATGTATTTTAAAAATTTCCGCATCATGCACCTCCATATTTCTTAAGTAACCTAAATGCTAACACATATAAACCTAAAGCAATAAAAGCAAAAAAAGCAATACACATGTTAATGACCATGGCATTGGCGCGATCTGCCAGTTCTATGTTGGCATAATAGATATAAGCGAGAACCGGTAAGGCTTTTGGTGTTGACGCACCCAGCAAATGCGGAATCTCATAGGCACCAAAAGAAAATGCAAAAAGAATCATAAACCCGGAGGCTATTGTCGGGAAAAGTTGAGGTAAGAGTACATACCTAAAAACTTGTGCATGACTGGCACCCAGATTGGCGGCAACTTTGGCATATCTTTCATCCAGATTTCTTAATATATCAATGGTTATAAAAGTTATGAAAGGTAATCCTTTCCATATGTAGGCGAGCATAATACCAATCCCACCGCCATCAAATATTAATGGTGGAAAATCAGACATATCCCCAATCAAGCCAAAACCATATAATATCCTAGCCAATAAGCCACTTTGAATAAACAGAATAAATATGAGTAGTGCGGCTATGGTATGCGGAACTAAAATCGGTCCTTTATAGACATTCACCAAACCTTTGATATGCTTGCTTTTGGTATATACAATCAAATAGGATAGAAAAACACCTAATACCACCGATAATAAGGTAGATAAGAATGAAGTATAGAGGCTAAATTGAAAAGAAGACAAAAAATCAGTATTTCGAAAGACATTCTTATAATAATCCAATGAAATCTCATAAAGCCCTAAGGCCGGAAAGTATCCGAGACTCTGTAAGAGTCCAAATACCAATCCAGTTATAAATATGCCGATAATAAAAATCATAACCGGCATAAGCATGATATATGGTTTTAACTTTCTCCTAAAATTAGTTGCCCGGTATTTCATCACGCCATATTTCCTCTATGATTGGCACAAGATCTGCTCTCATTTCCGGCAAACGTTTTACCAGCAATTCTTCTTGAGGAACAGTCCCTTCTCCAATATCAACAGCATCAAACAATGCCATCTGCGCTTCTGTCAGCTTCAATGGATCCGTTACAGGTAGATCACCCCATACGGAAGGGTCATATTTGGTCACTTGTATTTCCGGTGATAAGATATGGTTGATTAAAACCATGGCTGCAGCTTTGTTAGGTGCGTTAAAAGGCATGGCCATAAAATGTGTATTGCCAATGGTCCCTTTGTCAAAGAGAAAACCTTGAGCCGTCTCTGGGAATGAACCGTCTGCAATCTTACCGGCCACATGAAAAGGTGTATAGGTCATGGTCATATAGACTTCACCGTCTTCAAACATGTTATCAAGCTGAGCATCTTCCGCCGGATAGGTCACACCCTCACGCCACAAGTAAGGTTTTAACTCTTTTAAGTAATCCAGTGCCGGTTGAATTGTCTCTTTTAGAGCTGCTTTGTCTGCTACATGATCTAAAAAGACTTCATACCCTACAATATCATAAATAATATTTCTTACAAAGGCACTACCAGTAAAATGACTTGCATCGATATAGGTCAGTTTCCCAGGATGGGCTTTTGCCAGTTCAAGTAACGCTTCATGACTCTTAGGTAGAGTGCTTAGCTGTGCTGTATCACCAATAAATACCATTTGTGCTTTACCATAAGGCGCCTCATAACCCTCAACCGGTTGACCGAAATCATACAAAACATCCGGTGATGTTCCATCCAAATAAGTATTGAAATTCGGCAGTTTTTCTGTAATAGGTCCATAAAGTAAGTCGTTGGATTTTGCACTATAAAAGTTCTCACCGTTAATCCAAAGTACATCTATGGTGCCTTCACTTTCTAGCTGCTTTTCATTTAATAATTTGGGTAAATACTCTGCAGGGACCATGGGTACTCTCTCTAGTGTAACTTCATATTGATCCATTAAAGATTTTGCAACGGTTTCATCCAACCATTTATTAATATCTTCACTTCCACCCCACCCATAGAAGGTCACAGTGGTACCACGTGCTGCTTCAACTATTTCATCAAAACTCATTTCTGCTACGTCTTTTTCCGTAACCACTTCTTTTTTACATCCTACTAAAACACTTAAGAAAATTAACATTAAAACCAGTATAACATATTTTTTTTTCATATAATCCTCCCAATTTATTTTTATGATCGTTTATACCTTTAAAGCTGTTGTCAGAATTTCCAAGAGTATGTTAAAGAATCAGACCATTATCTAAAAGATAATAATCTGATTCCAGTATTAAGTCTCAATTATTTTATATCACTCATGTCAATGCCTTTTTTCTTAGCCAAAATCTTAGGAATCTGAGATACGCCAAATAATAGAATCCCTGCAATAATAAGCTGTATGAATAACTTTGTACTAATACCATTTACAGCAATCTCACCTGCCATATAAGCGTAAATGAAAGCACCCGGTGCCATCGTAATTGCTGAAATAATGACATACATACCAAAATTTAAGTTGGTCACACCATAGGCATAGTTTTGAATGTTATATGGGAATACAGGAACCAGTCTGGTTAGGATTAAGAAATCTTTACCATTTTTCTCCACACCTGCTTCGATTTTTTTGAAAATAGCATTCTCACCAAATTTTTCAACAATGAAGCCTCTAGCAAGGTATCTCGCAACTAGAAAAGCTGCTGCTGCACCAACTGTAGCCCCTGTCAGAGCAAGTAAGGCACCTAATACAGGTCCAAATACAACACCACCAGTTATGGTAATAACAGATGCCGGCAGTGAAAACACTGCTGCTGCGATAAAAATGAGTACATATACAAAGTAGCCCCAAAAACCGGCACGTTCAATCATGGCTCTAAATGCATCAAAGTCAGAAACGGTCTCGATTAAGCCTGATTTCCATATAGCAAAAAATGCAACTGCCAGTACTGCTACAATAAGTAGCGTTCTTACTGTTTTATTCATGATGTATTTCCTCCAATTATTTGAAAGCCTTATTGATGCCGGCTTTTGATTTGTATCGGTTTAGCCATGAATTGACCGGTTTCGCCAACACATCGACTGGTGCCATATCGCCTGCTTGTACCACGGGTCCCCATACAAGATCTAATATGTGCCATGACTTTGCACCGCCTTGTAGTAAAGAAGAACGGCAAGCGGAACAGTAGACCACTACATTCTCAGAATCCAATGTTTCAACTCTTCGTTTCATAACTTTTTTGGCCACTTCTGGGTTTGCTGGTACAACCATTCCACCAAAGCCACAACATCTGGTTTTTTCAAAAGCATACTCTGATTCGATGTACTTGTAACCTAATTCGTCAAGTATCCATCTAATACCGTCTTGGAGTGGTCGATCATTACGTGTTGAACAGGAATCGTGAATGGTAAATACAATCTCACTATTTTTTGCTTTACCCTTAAAGCCTTCAGGAAGACCAATGAGTGGCAACACTTCCCACAATGAAAATGTAGGCGTTTTACTTGCTTCATCAAAAGTCAACTTACAACTTTGACAGGCCACAATCATGTTTTCAATACCAACATCGTCCATGTCTTTTTGGAGTTCTGCAAAACGTTCTTTAAATAGGTCATACTGCCCAACCGCTTTGGTTGGTTTACCACAACACTTTTGTACCGC from Petrocella atlantisensis includes:
- a CDS encoding (Fe-S)-binding protein, with translation MAITIDKNKRYGFMPGCSLPSYNPEAVIKTTEYLKSVFPKFSAVQKCCGKPTKAVGQYDLFKERFAELQKDMDDVGIENMIVACQSCKLTFDEASKTPTFSLWEVLPLIGLPEGFKGKAKNSEIVFTIHDSCSTRNDRPLQDGIRWILDELGYKYIESEYAFEKTRCCGFGGMVVPANPEVAKKVMKRRVETLDSENVVVYCSACRSSLLQGGAKSWHILDLVWGPVVQAGDMAPVDVLAKPVNSWLNRYKSKAGINKAFK
- a CDS encoding ABC transporter permease; amino-acid sequence: MKYRATNFRRKLKPYIMLMPVMIFIIGIFITGLVFGLLQSLGYFPALGLYEISLDYYKNVFRNTDFLSSFQFSLYTSFLSTLLSVVLGVFLSYLIVYTKSKHIKGLVNVYKGPILVPHTIAALLIFILFIQSGLLARILYGFGLIGDMSDFPPLIFDGGGIGIMLAYIWKGLPFITFITIDILRNLDERYAKVAANLGASHAQVFRYVLLPQLFPTIASGFMILFAFSFGAYEIPHLLGASTPKALPVLAYIYYANIELADRANAMVINMCIAFFAFIALGLYVLAFRLLKKYGGA
- a CDS encoding ABC transporter permease, producing MMRKFLKYMMLLMILIPFIVMLIWSVTSNWPWPQLLPRNFSLRGYFYAIHPTTKAFGILLQSILLSVVVTVITLAISIPAARAIAFYNFKGKSLVKVLILMPVIVPMLSVAMGIHLTFTKLGLANNYFGVILIHVVPGISYGVKILLSIFELNGDKIEAQARVLGASPLQTFRYITLPLIMPGMVIAGSMIYIISFSQYFITFLIGGGRVVTYAMFLFPFVQSGDRTIASALSVIFILSIALVVYISEKSVGLFYQKSSKYYV
- a CDS encoding ABC transporter substrate-binding protein; its protein translation is MKKKYVILVLMLIFLSVLVGCKKEVVTEKDVAEMSFDEIVEAARGTTVTFYGWGGSEDINKWLDETVAKSLMDQYEVTLERVPMVPAEYLPKLLNEKQLESEGTIDVLWINGENFYSAKSNDLLYGPITEKLPNFNTYLDGTSPDVLYDFGQPVEGYEAPYGKAQMVFIGDTAQLSTLPKSHEALLELAKAHPGKLTYIDASHFTGSAFVRNIIYDIVGYEVFLDHVADKAALKETIQPALDYLKELKPYLWREGVTYPAEDAQLDNMFEDGEVYMTMTYTPFHVAGKIADGSFPETAQGFLFDKGTIGNTHFMAMPFNAPNKAAAMVLINHILSPEIQVTKYDPSVWGDLPVTDPLKLTEAQMALFDAVDIGEGTVPQEELLVKRLPEMRADLVPIIEEIWRDEIPGN
- a CDS encoding TVP38/TMEM64 family protein, translated to MNKTVRTLLIVAVLAVAFFAIWKSGLIETVSDFDAFRAMIERAGFWGYFVYVLIFIAAAVFSLPASVITITGGVVFGPVLGALLALTGATVGAAAAFLVARYLARGFIVEKFGENAIFKKIEAGVEKNGKDFLILTRLVPVFPYNIQNYAYGVTNLNFGMYVIISAITMAPGAFIYAYMAGEIAVNGISTKLFIQLIIAGILLFGVSQIPKILAKKKGIDMSDIK